A region from the Benincasa hispida cultivar B227 chromosome 10, ASM972705v1, whole genome shotgun sequence genome encodes:
- the LOC120088416 gene encoding acyl-coenzyme A thioesterase 13 gives MEKAKRYLEKHGDDDRAVASAIDALPFRFYENFIMTGLRVDLIQPGRIVCSLKVPARLLNANNSLHGGASASLVDCIGSAALKTLGANTTGVSLEINLSYLDAAYLDEEIEIDSKVLRMGKTIAVINVELRRKGNGKIIAQGRHTKYLAFSSKL, from the exons ATGGAGAAGGCGAAGAGATACCTGGAGAAGCATGGTGATGATGATCGGGCGGTTGCGTCCGCCATTGATGCCCTTCCTTTCAGgttttatgaaaactttattATGACTGGTCTTCGCGTTGATCTCATCCAACCTGGTCGTATCGTTTGCTCTCTCAAAGTCCCTGCTCGTTTGCTc AACGCCAACAATTCCTTGCACGGAGGAGCCTCGGCATCACTCGTCGATTGTATTGGTTCTGCAGCCTTAAAAACTTTGGGCGCTAACACCACTGGAGTTTCCCTCGAAATTAACCTCTCCTACTTGGATGCTGCTTATCTCGAT GAGGAGATCGAGATTGACAGCAAAGTTTTGCGAATGGGAAAGACCATTGCTGTAATCAATGTTGAATTGAGGAGGAAAGGCAATGGTAAAATTATTGCACAGGGTCGCCACACCAAGTACCTTGCCTTCTCAAGCAAGTTGTAG
- the LOC120088414 gene encoding calcium-dependent protein kinase SK5, translated as MSKSSSATPPPSAKPSWVLPYRTQPLTNFYTLGKKLGQGQFGTTFLCTDKQTGFNYACKTIPKRKLLCKEDYDDVWREIQIMHHLSEHPNIVRIKGTYEDSVSVHLVMELCEGGELFDRIVQKGHYSEREAAKLIGVIVSVLESCHSLGVMHRDLKPENFLFQSVDEDAALKATDFGLSVFYKPGETFSDVVGSPYYVAPDVLRKHYGPESDVWSAGVILYILLSGVPPFWAETEIGIFRQILQGRLDFESEPWPGISASAKDLIRKMLDRNPKRRLTAHEVLCHPWIVDDKVAPDKPLDSAVLSRLKQFSAMNKLKKMALRVIAERLSEEEIGGLKELFKMIDTDNSGTITFDELKEGLKRVGSELMESEIKDLMDAADIDNSGTIDYGEFLAATIHLNKLEREENLLSAFSYFDKDGSGFITLDELQLACKEFGLSDLHLDDMISEIDEDNDGRIDYGEFAAMMRKGNGGIGRRTMRGPMNLGDALGLSTSANNQSIDNPT; from the exons ATGAGTAAATCAAGCTCTGCAACTCCACCCCCATCGGCAAAACCCTCATGGGTCCTTCCTTATCGGACCCAACCCCTCACCAATTTCTATACCCTTGGCAAAAAGCTGGGCCAAGGCCAATTTGGTACAACTTTTCTTTGCACGGACAAGCAAACTGGGTTCAATTATGCCTGTAAGACCATCCCTAAGCGCAAGCTTCTTTGCAAAGAGGACTATGACGATGTTTGGAGGGAGATTCAGATAATGCACCATTTATCTGAACATCCCAACATCGTCAGAATCAAGGGCACTTATGAAGATTCTGTCTCTGTTCATTTGGTAATGGAGCTTTGTGAGGGTGGGGAACTTTTTGATAGGATCGTTCAAAAAGGTCATTACAGTGAGAGAGAAGCGGCTAAGCTTATTGGGGTTATTGTAAGTGTTTTGGAGTCTTGTCATTCGCTTGGAGTTATGCATAGAGACCTTAAACCTGAGAACTTTCTATTTCAAAGTGTGGATGAGGATGCTGCTCTTAAGGCTACTGATTTTGGGCTCTCTGTCTTCTATAAGCCAG GGGAAACTTTTTCTGACGTTGTTGGTAGTCCGTACTACGTTGCACCAGATGTGCTACGCAAGCATTATGGACCCGAATCCGATGTTTGGAGTGCAGGAGTTATCTTATATATCCTATTAAGTGGGGTGCCTCCATTTTGGGCAG AAACTGAAATAGGGATCTTCCGACAGATCTTACAAGGACGACTAGATTTTGAATCAGAGCCGTGGCCTGGTATCTCAGCAAGTGCGAAGGATCTCATACGAAAAATGCTCGACAGAAATCCAAAGCGAAGGCTAACTGCTCACGAAGTCCTCT GTCATCCATGGATTGTAGACGACAAAGTTGCGCCTGATAAACCTCTTGACTCGGCAGTATTATCACGCTTGAAGCAGTTCTCTGCTATGAATAAGCTAAAGAAAATGGCTCTAAGA GTAATTGCTGAAAGGCTTTCTGAAGAAGAAATTGGGGGTCTGAAAGAGTTGTTCAAGATGATAGACACAGACAACAGTGGAACGATAACGTTTGACGAACTAAAAGAAGGCTTAAAACGTGTAGGCTCCGAACTTATGGAGTCTGAGATTAAGGATTTGATGGATGCA GCAGATATCGACAACAGTGGAACAATTGACTACGGTGAATTTCTTGCTGCTACAATTCATCTGAATAAGCTAGAGCGGGAAGAGAATTTGTTGTCAGCCTTCTCATATTTTGATAAGGACGGTAGTGGATTCATCACCCTCGATGAGCTTCAACTAGCCTGCAAAGAGTTTGGCTTGAGTGATCTGCATCTCGACGATATGATTAGTGAAATCGACGAAGACAAC GATGGACGTATAGATTATGGGGAATTCGCAGCGATGATGAGAAAAGGCAACGGAGGAATTGGAAGGAGGACGATGCGAGGGCCGATGAATTTAGGAGATGCTCTCGGGCTGTCAACAAGCGCCAACAACCAATCTATTGATAATCCTACCTGA